The stretch of DNA ccctccccccctctctcctctcctctcctctcctctgccttcgACGCTCATTTGaagtgtgcatgtgcgtacGGTTGCCTACCTCGTCACTACGAACACGTATCTCCGAGTCCCTGagtgtgcgtctgcgttctggcgctggcgcgcacgAGTCTCTCTTTCTACTCATAcacaggagggggaggaagacaaTTCCCTTAGTGGCAGCAGTtggtgcactgcagcaggggAGGCCCTCCTCAGCTTTCCCCACGCATAAGGGATAcccccgcacacgcactgtgcgcgccctccctcctctctcggtCTCCTAATGTCGCACCTGCCTGCGAACCCGTTCGAGAAGGCTGATGTGTTTCACTTGTTTGACGCCATCCCTCCGGCAGCCTCCACATCCACCGCGACGGATGGCGGAAGCGATGACGACCTCGCACCCATCACGGAGGTGCAGTACATCGCGCTCCTGTACatgatggcggcgcagctgggcaTCTCACATGCTGAGGCAGAACGCGTGTTTCCATCCTACAAGCACAGGCTTCAAGCTGTCGAAGCAGCAGACGCCTCTATCGACGCCACGTCATCACAGCTCCCTCCCTTTTGCTCCCACCTCTCTCGGGAAGGCGCCGCGGCGTATTACTGGGCTCAACCCGACGCCCACACCATCCCcgacgtgcgctgctgcgatgcCAGGGAGATGCACAAGCAGGAAGCGTTTCCGGCGCCCGGCCATGGTCCGCATGTGCACTGCCTTCGATGCTTCCAACAGTCCATTGAACGTGCACCGCCGTCCGGGTTGGGGGTTCCACCGCCAGTCGTCGCCGACTACCGCGATGCCGCAagtctgcagctgcaccttgAGGAGCATCGGACGCGCTATGCGACGTGCCTGCGCATCCTGGAggagagcaacagcagccttGGCGCAGCGGGGGATAGGCTCTCTGACGAGGGTCTTGAAGCTTTCGAAGCAGCGGCCGAAGAGGCGAGCCGTCATGTGTGTCTAATGGCATCACTGGGAACGGTGGCGTGCCCCTTCGTCGTCTTCTACTGCGCCAAGTGCGACACCTTTGCCCCGCTGGTGCGCTTCCACCCCGTGAGCGACGCAGCGATAAACAGTGCAAGCTCGGTTGTGGCTGATACCTGGGTGGCCACGGAAAGCGCTAGCATGGTGCTGAGCCGACTCCTGCTGAGCTGCCATGTCCTATACATGCTCGATGCAGAGCGCTTCAGACGGCAACGCCACAGCGCTCAAAATGCACGTCAGAACTCGGCCACCAATGCAACACTCAGCTCACAGCACCTCCTCTACATGTTCAaaccccttctcttctccccggAAACGGAGGAGCCCTTGATGGAAGAGTTCGAGTCAGGAGCAGAATGCACGTAtgccgcggtggtgctgccgaaTGCGAGTGTGGCCGGTGATCCCCCTCAGTTACTCCTGCGAGAAAAGGCAGAGGGGGATGGATCAGACGTGACGCCGACGCTATCGCGCTTTTCCCCGGTGGTTATCGGGTTCGCAATGGAGtgggcgacagcggcgcttgTGGAGAAGAAGGTCGCGATGGTGCTCGAGCACTCCAACAGGGCAACGACTGTTTGCTCACAGGAAGGCGGAGAGCCGTCCCCCTGCTCGCCCGCCTCGTCATTGTCTACGCCGCCAGCCTTCCACGTCACGACGCGGATGGTGTACATTGTGGATACGGGGAAATGGGCGGTGGCACACGTCCTCTACCACCGCCTACTCCCCGCTGACGCtgagctgccgctgggcTACGTAGACGAAGCAGATGACGGGATTCGCGTGCAGGACGTGTACGAGGTGGATGTGCCGATGCCAGCGTGGACGGATCGCTGCATTAGTAAGAGCGAGCCGAAAGCAGCAGACGAGTCGAGCGGCGAaggtgaggagaggggagaggaggtcTGTGACGATGCTGTGGAGATCGATGCGCTTGCCATGGATGGATGTCCTTACTCCCTGGAGTCGCGTTCCATCGACTTCTTCACGCGCATGACGGCACTGGCCAAAGCAATGCACGAGCTGGCTACGTGGCGGCTCAGCATTGACGAGAACAAGGGACCATCATTGCCGTGAGCCTGAGGAAGGACGGCATCAACAAAGCACGGCGGATTGGCGTGAGAAATGTTGGTAATGGTGGTggtctgccccccccccccgcctctcttgTCTTCGTTTTTGAATTCACGGGGTTGTATGCGGTATAGGCGACGGAAGCATCTCCATCCCTACGCCGCGTAGCCTTTCCTGTCCAGCGGGCTTAGCAGCGGTGCGCGTCTCTCACTGCCCTGCCGCctcctgcctccctccccccccctcttggCTCAAACCCTCATTATTTCTGACACACCCGTGTGCATCTGCATGTACGAGATACGACGCCGCTacttccaccgctgccacagcaTCCACCACGGTACCTCTTGCACTCCGTATAAGCCTGGGAAGAGCACCTGGTTAACCTCCCCCTCGCCACCTCGCCGTCCCTAAACCCGCCCTATGGCTTCATTGCAAGTAACCCCACCCTTCAGCTATCCGTCATTGTGACCACAAACACGCGCACCCGCGCGCAAAATGTCCTTGTGGGCTTCAGAACAAGGGTGCGTAAAGCAGGCTCGCATCACCTACGGCAGCACACCCACCAACGCACAACGCGCAGTTCTTGAGCATTCGCGCcgaaggggaaggggcgatAGCCTTCGTGATACCCACACCTTAGCGGGACGTGgcgaaaggagagagggaaggggcaCGCATGTTGTGTATCAGTGCTCAGGACCGCACGTGCATCCGGCACCTTTCCACTTCAGGCTACCATATAAGCACATGCATGTACTCCTCACGTCTCTCTtcctaccccctccctttctctctctctctgcgcttgtCCGACAGAGTCTTTCAAtgctctttccttcctcgtCTTCATCGCATTGCGAATTATGTGACATGGCATCAAGCACAGCGTCACCCTTCTTTGGCTCTCGCTTcatctcctccgctctcttctcctcttgaGAGAGTGAGTGTATATAGGCTGAGGGCATTCATAGCgcgcagacagagagacacacgtTGATCAGCTCAACCCCCCGCCCGACAACATTTGATACACGCACACTGTATAAACGAGGGCATCAGTGACCAGCAGAGCTGTCGCCTGCTTTCACATCACCAGCAAAACAGAGGTAGTGGAAGTGGGCTGTTGACGTCAAATGAATCCGTCGGCGAAGCGGCACGCAtacgagctgctgctgccgcagcagcaggagcccACAAACCCGCTGTCTGCTCATCAGAGTTGCAGAGGAAGCACAGGTGCCAGTGGTGAGAACACCACCCTTCCACAGCTCTCGTCAAACTCGGTACCTGCGACGATCCACATCACCGAGCCTTCTGCTAACTCTACTCTCATGTTccactcagcagcagcgtcgacttTGGTGCCCATCCTCCACGGGCGGacgggtgctgcagcagctgcgagagaTGTCAATGACGGCAATGCTGGAATGCACCCTCGTCCCAGAAGGAGGGTAAGCCAAAGCTACCCCGGGGCGCTCACCTCAGCGGTGCCGTCCatggcgctggcggtggtTCCCTTCACGGGCAGTGACGGCGTCGGCATCAGCTCACCACAACGTGGTGATTCGAGAGTGGGCGGTGCTGGCCAGGATGGAAACAACACGCATGGTAGCGGTGATAGCGTTGGCTACTACTCTGGACCCTCCCCGTATGCCAAGCTGGCCCCGTTGTCGCTAAGCAGGGAGCGAGTGTGCCCGCACTGCCTTCGGTCGTATGATGTCTTTGACGACAGCGAAGGCGTCTTCGACCAGGCGACGTTCTTTCACGTGGATGCAACGACGGCGCCATCGTCGCTGCGGCCCTCAAGTCATCGGAAACTGCTcccgccgccgtcgcaggagggggatgagcagcagcagcagcaaccatCGGCGTCTTCGCGCTTGTACACTGACAACGCAGGGGATGGCGGAAATGCCACTGGGCAGCTGTTGTATAACGGGTGCAGCACGGCCTCTGGATTCGATGAGGGCAGCAGTAATGGCACCAACCGCAGCGGCAACTACATTGCGGCCTTGCgtccaccagctgctgcgttCACCTCACACTACTTCCGTGCGCTACCCCCACCCTCGTTCATCACAGCGGTGGGAGCCCACAACGCATCGACTCTGCTTGCCATCGAGGACTACCGCCCATCACTGCTGCACGATAGCCCGAGTGGTgaggaggaagcgaggcAGCCGTGCACAGTGGCTCCCGGACCTGCTAGTGGCGAGGAGGGTAGAGACTCGAGTGGGACGATGGTGTGCAAAGCAGTTGCCGTGCCGCACTACTCTTATGTGAGCCCCACGACCTGCACAGGGATGCGCTCGCAGGtgcgactgctgcagcagcatgaCGTCAAGAAGACGGCGACAGAGGTAGAGCACGAAAATGAGGAATGGCTATCGTGCGAAAGCGACTCGCTCGTCTACTCCCCCATCGCTGCGGAGCCGTCGCCGAACAATGGCTACTACCGTCATTACTTCAAGGAGCTCCGCCAACTGGGCCGAGGTACTTACGGAGGGGTCTACCTCTGCCGCCACATCATGTGCGGCGTCAATCTTGGTGAGTTTGCCCTTAAGAAGATTCCAGTTGGCGACAAAGCCACCTACCTGCAGTCGGTATTGCGTGAGGTGCGCATTCTCGAGGAGGTTCGGCGACACCCCAACGTGGTCGAGTACAAGCACAGCTGGGTGGAGGAAGCGCAGCTCGCCGACTTTGGTCCACCCGTGCGCTGTCTCTTCATCCTGATGGAGTACGCGTCCGCTGGCTCGCTCGACACTTATCTGGAGCGCTACGGCAACCATCTCTCCACGCTTGCCGTGTGGTACTTCTTCCTCAGCTCCGTGGCAGGCACGGCGCACCTTCACGAGAAACACATCTTACACCGCGACTTAAAGCCTCAGAACCTGTTGCTGGCCGCGATGGAGGGCCGTCCTCCACGCGTGCTGGTCAGCGACTTTGGCACGGCAGCCTTGCTGGGGGACATCTCGTATGACCGGTCCGGCGGTACAGGGACGCTCGAGTACATGGCGCCGGAGCTCTTGGAGACGGCCGCCTCGCCACACGGCATCAACGAGCGGTACGTGAACCATCACACGATGGCCTCCGACGTGTGGTCGCTGGGGATGGTGCTGCACTACCTCGCCTTCGACGGGACGCTGCCGGAGCGACGCGAGGACGGCAGTGTCAACCTCGACGAGGCACACCGCTCGGCCAACGACAGGCCGCCTGAACTGCTCAAACTGCTCGAGGCTATGCTGCAGCTCGATCCCGCaaggcggccgcgctgcagcgacatcCTCGGCTCCCCGATGGTCCAGTCCATCATGCGCATATTCAACAAAGATGACCACAGCCAGTGGGACCTCTCCAtccaggagcagcagcgcctggccACTGCGCCGTCTGCGATCCTCCCGTTGGAGCGTCCATCCCGCCCACCGGTGTCGGTACCACCTCCCAGGAGCGCACCACTCAAGCTTCCAGAGCCCTCGAGTATCGATGTCAGAAACTCACCCCCCAGCGCTCGCAGCCGCAACTCTATAACCGCCATCTCCAACTCCTCACCGGGGCGCGGCATGCGGGCTGACCGCACGAATGCGAAGGACAAGAGCAACGCACTTCACAGCAGCCGTGTTGAGCTCCTCTCAGCGTCGGCACTGGGGGACACATcgacggtggcagcgcgtggcggaagcagcggcagcagcagcggtagccCCAAGGCCAGGAAGTTGCCTCCACCGCGCCCTCCGTCTACTTTGATCGTTCAGcatggccagcagcagcagcgcctgcatgCGGTGACCAGATCACCGCGGACACAACCTTCCCTCTTGAACATAACTCGGTCTTCAGACTCGCTACCGCCACGCAAGGCTGACGTCGGCGTGCAAACCGATCCGGTAGTGAtcctggaggagcagcaacgACACAGTGGGAGGGACATGAGTAGTAGTAACTAAGTGAAAGAGGAACATGCCCCGGTGTGGCCCATGCGCCACGATTGATCCTCATGAGCATCCCCCCTCGCAGAGGTGTGGGAGAGCATgtatgtacgtgtgtgtgccttcaTTGCTCTGTTTCTTTCCTCTGAGACCCTCTTCCACCGTACCTCGACCCGCGgcccttccttcctctctcactATCCTCCGTCAGTCGGCGGATAGACTCCTACACTCGATCCGCCCTTCGCTCTCGATCCATTCACGCACTTATTCCCCTCCCAAGCAAACTACAAAGAAACGAAGAattgcgcatgtgcgtgaaGCCGTCTCAGGGCCatctgcctcccccctcagcTCTACTCCCCAGTCATGGGAGGAGCGACGCATGCgtatgtacgtgtgtgcgtgtgtgtgtagcacTGCCCTGATATCCTCgaacccctctcccctccctctcttcgtaGTGCTGCGAaatcgagcagcagcgtcgtgtgtctgtctgtttcatcaccaccaccaccgcccacacatccacacacaaTCATGGAAACACGTATCGGGCGGCAACAGAGAACGAGTATCGAGTCCCTCTTCTAGGGACCTCTTCTTACCCCACGGGGCGAGCTTGTTAAGACAACTCTCTCCGTTCGAGGCACCCGCTCGTGATGGTACACCCGCTGCCCATCTCCGAGGCAGATGCCCTCGTGCAGCCCTTCGCCCACGACTCACATGAGGTGTGTAGCACCGTCGGCGCGCATCTGCGCATCTATCCCTATCGTACGGGCGGTCTTCTTTCCTTGAAGCAAGCCGAGCAGCCCTGTTTCGGCACGCGTGTGTCGGTGGGCGATGCACCACAAGACACGCCAGCATCGCTGGCCACCGCAATAccgcttctcctttctcaGCTCCTTCACCGTCTGCAccagccactgccgccagcaTTGGCGTTTGTTCTTTTCTGCGCAACTattcctttgcttttctcGTGCTGTTCCACTCTGTTTTCTGCGTACCCCTccgccttccctctccctctcgttcGCTCGATGCCTGTCGTTGAGCCAGCATGCATACACCCTTGatcgtcctctctctctctccatccgCTATCCTCACCCTCTCGGATTGGAGCCAGAACCACGGCTGATGGTGTCCAGCGCGCGGCAGAGCCCATTTCGTGAAGCGTCATTGATACACGCGTAGAtaccacacgcacacagtcagacacgcacgcacccccTCAGGGGGGGACTACCCATACGCTACTCAACCAACCATACCACCACAACCCTTCGCTACCCAACGAGGACATCTTATTTTCTGCTCCCACACAAGCGCGTCGATGGAGATTGCGTCCTCGTCTCTCAAGTCCCTCATAGAGCCGCTCATAGACCTCATTCATGGAGACTTGGTGCTGGAGGACATCTGCTGCCAACGCGTCGCAGGTGCGTTTGTAGAGCACCACGAGGaagcgctgcgccgcgtcgtTACCAGCCACACCCTCCCTAACGGGTTGGAAAAAGCGATCGAAGCGTACTGTGTGCGCAGCTACCTACTCAAAGCGCCCGAGCTGCCCACTCAGTCGCATGAGGTGGGGCGGATGCTGCAACGGCTCGCCGACACTCTCATTGAGGCCGCCAGAGCCCTGAAGGGAGAGCGacagagcgagaggcacGACATGGAGAGCATGTGCAACGAGGATGAAGGAGCGCGGCCGTCGTTGGCAGAGGTCGCCGAGGTGGAAGCTAGTTCCGTCCCTGATCTGCTTGCTACGTCTGGAGAGATGATCAAGAAGGATGTTGCGGCCTTGCAGGCGAGGCCggaagcgcagcgctgcgcacgcCTTATCGACTCTCTCGGCGAGGTCGTCCTGGGGTACATCATGTATGCCGCCCAGCAGTGTGCGCAGCAAGCACAGGAATACCTTGGTGGCGCCACCTGGCACGACACTCAGATGGCGCACGCCTCCTACCACGCCACGCTGCACCAATTTGTGAGGTCCGCCATCGAACACCGTGAGGCGCGCAGGCGAGCGcgggaggcagaggtgcaAGCTCTTCTGTTCAGCAGCGACCACACCATCGTGGTGCCAGCGGCGAGAGCCAAAGATAGAGACgaagtgaaggaggaggaccTCATTGTGGTCTGTGAGCAGGACCAACATGACGCCTCTTCAGCCCCATCCGAGTCGCCTGAAGTCGAATTTGCAACACATGTGCGGGCCGCCATGGAGGACATACCCGCCTctccacagccgccgccacagctcCTCTTGAAGCACCCCATCCCGCAGACCACGAGCACTCGAGGGGGGCGTGTACTGCACTCCGTGAACGACTCAGTCACGGAGCAATGCGAAGCATTGGTGCACATGACGCCGCCTGCAAGTCTGCAAGGGCAAGAACAACAGCTGTCAACGCCGGTGCGCTCCTCCGCACCACACCCGAACGCCCTCGCAGCGGCGGAAGGCCAAACAAGCGTGCCGAGCGAACCTACCCCAAGTCCAGAGATTGTCGTCGaccccctctcgctcgcgGTGGCCTCGAGCTCCCTCGTCACTTctgctgaaggaggcgggCCACACGAAGGCAATgacgcagcgcggccgcctcACCGGAAGCTGCGCAAGGCTTGCACTGTTCTCATCGGCACCTCGGAGACGAGCATCCTGCGCATGGTGGAGCACACAAAGGACGATGGTAGGGAGGGAGGTCATCTGctgtcggcagcggcgtccgGGTCCGCCTCCATGGCGTCCTCCACACTCCCCATCGGCGCGCAGCGACCGCATGGCGGCCGCGGTACGACAGGCGacaccgcctcctctgcaAACTCGACAACAGTAAGCGCTGTAGATGCCTGGGAAGGGGTGCAGCGATGTCTGCAGAGGCAAGACGCC from Leishmania braziliensis MHOM/BR/75/M2904 WGS CADA00000000 data, contig 40, whole genome shotgun sequence encodes:
- a CDS encoding protein kinase, putative, with the translated sequence MNPSAKRHAYELLLPQQQEPTNPLSAHQSCRGSTGASGENTTLPQLSSNSVPATIHITEPSANSTLMFHSAAASTLVPILHGRTGAAAAARDVNDGNAGMHPRPRRRVSQSYPGALTSAVPSMALAVVPFTGSDGVGISSPQRGDSRVGGAGQDGNNTHGSGDSVGYYSGPSPYAKLAPLSLSRERVCPHCLRSYDVFDDSEGVFDQATFFHVDATTAPSSLRPSSHRKLLPPPSQEGDEQQQQQPSASSRLYTDNAGDGGNATGQLLYNGCSTASGFDEGSSNGTNRSGNYIAALRPPAAAFTSHYFRALPPPSFITAVGAHNASTLLAIEDYRPSLLHDSPSGEEEARQPCTVAPGPASGEEGRDSSGTMVCKAVAVPHYSYVSPTTCTGMRSQVRLLQQHDVKKTATEVEHENEEWLSCESDSLVYSPIAAEPSPNNGYYRHYFKELRQLGRGTYGGVYLCRHIMCGVNLGEFALKKIPVGDKATYLQSVLREVRILEEVRRHPNVVEYKHSWVEEAQLADFGPPVRCLFILMEYASAGSLDTYLERYGNHLSTLAVWYFFLSSVAGTAHLHEKHILHRDLKPQNLLLAAMEGRPPRVLVSDFGTAALLGDISYDRSGGTGTLEYMAPELLETAASPHGINERYVNHHTMASDVWSLGMVLHYLAFDGTLPERREDGSVNLDEAHRSANDRPPELLKLLEAMLQLDPARRPRCSDILGSPMVQSIMRIFNKDDHSQWDLSIQEQQRLATAPSAILPLERPSRPPVSVPPPRSAPLKLPEPSSIDVRNSPPSARSRNSITAISNSSPGRGMRADRTNAKDKSNALHSSRVELLSASALGDTSTVAARGGSSGSSSGSPKARKLPPPRPPSTLIVQHGQQQQRLHAVTRSPRTQPSLLNITRSSDSLPPRKADVGVQTDPVVILEEQQRHSGRDMSSSN